A DNA window from Aspergillus nidulans FGSC A4 chromosome V contains the following coding sequences:
- a CDS encoding fumarylacetoacetate hydrolase family protein (transcript_id=CADANIAT00003713): MATFEYLFHFGTEEGEEYFTKCNSTNPDIGTLVNSFFTLEDLLGDKNPKQATVAKLNIHSNPPLWTKPSAHYQHQTKRSSESLYSLLHAGFETSHLKIYILGYTTGNDPSCRFFQLPEQSGGQFFYAKAFDKFAPIGPVLASPHIYNAAKATATLITRINREVKKNTLIRDDMVFSAERMLSWMSQTCLTSNTRLNV, translated from the exons ATGGCCACATTCGAATACCTCTTTCACTTTGGTAcagaggaaggcgaagagtaCTTCACAAAATGTAACTCGACTAATCCTGACATTGGAACCTTAGTCAACTCATTCTTTACTCTTGAGGACTTGTTGGGGGATAAGAACCCAAAGCAGGCGACTGTAGCCAAG CTTAATATCCATTCCAATCCCCCGTTATGGACCAAGCCTTCGGCACACTATCAGCACCAAACGAAACGATCCTC GGAGAGCTTGTATTCGTTACTTCACGCGGGTTTCGAGACATCACATCTGAAGATTTATATCCTCGGATACACCACCGGCAATGACCCCTCCTGCCGCTTCTTCCAACTCCCTGAACAGTCCGGCGGCCAATTTTTCTACGCCAAAGCATTCGATAAGTTCGCACCGATAGGGCCAGTTCTTGCGAGCCCACATATCTACAACGCGGCAAAGGCAACGGCTACCCTGATAACCCGGATCAACAGAGAAGTGAAGAAAAACACTCTCATCAGAGACGATATGGTCTTTTCTGCAGAGCGAATGCTGAGTTGGATGAGCCAAA CCTGCCTCACCTCTAATACTCGCCTCAATGTTTGA
- a CDS encoding uncharacterized protein (transcript_id=CADANIAT00003712), whose amino-acid sequence MYIPRTAESGASAIISRRQQTSMADFLPGVCLDAAGLVTIAEITAVARRTALTGTSVLSDMFILCPGLHRQQSAPELSKGEYPAVAAMTTGYIFRVENPATVCFLQRVGKTGHLTTLHVSSPTTFNEQSKKNAQKSASVTWRQYLSILQVPGMIPALGSREQPVVPIAYTCAVCVTIAMLIVYLWLQDWWGVFCLLSLVLARLCNILVIQRRCREAGWKGAPEPGVQGDLLVLLSGDCWVRIQGAVDDLKAITAGQWMRDRSVGEDVVSAVATLLVYVSAVLVCNISKTGQVLLLSGMIVSAGLLFLANAATATMNMNGREIRVVKVSKRYFRRRDLADELI is encoded by the exons ATGTATATTCCCCGCACG GCGGAATCAGGTGCTTCCGCGATAATATCCAGACGACAGCAAACATCCATGGCTGACTTTCTCCCCGGCGTCTGCTTGGACGCAGCCGGGCTGGTCACGATTGCTGAAATCACAGCCGTCGCCCGGCGAACCGCACTAACCGGCACGTCTGTGCTCTCAGATATGTTCATCCTCTGCCCTGGACTGCATCGCCAACAGTCAGCTCCGGAGCTCAGTAAGGGGGAGTACCCCGCCGTTGCCGCCATGACAACTGGGTATATCTTCCGAGTAGAAAATCCTGCAACAGTCTGCTTTCTCCAAAGGGTAGGGAAGACGGGCCATCTGACGACCCTTCATGTTTCCTCCCCAACAACATTTAATgaacagagcaagaagaacgcACAAAAGTCGGCATCAGTAACATGGAGGCAATATCTGTCTATTTTGCAGGTGCCCGGCATGATTCCCGCTCTGGGATCGCGCGAACAACCAGTCGTTCCAATAGCGTATACATGCGCCGTATGCGTAACAATCGCCATGCTTATTGTATATCTTTGGCTTCAGGATTGGTGGGGTGTATTTTGCCTGCTCTCCCTTGTTCTCGCGCGACTAtgcaacatcctcgtcatccaaCGCCGATGCCGCGAGGCGGGGTGGAAAGGAGCTCCCGAGCCAGGCGTTCAAGGTgatctccttgtcctcctAAGCGGCGACTGCTGGGTGCGTATCCAAGGCGCAGTGGACGACCTGAAAGCCATCACCGCGGGCCAGTGGATGCGAGACCGGAGCGTCGGCGAAGACGTTGTATCGGCAGTTGCAACTCTTCTCGTATACGTCAGCGCGGTGCTGGTGTGCAATATCAGTAAGACTGGGCAGGTTTTACTGCTTTCTGGGATGATTGTGTCCGCTGGGCTGTTGTTTTTGGCCAATGCTGCAACTGCCACAATGAACATGAACGGCAGGGAAATTCGGGTCGTCAAGGTTTCGAAGAGGTATTTTCGTCGGCGGGACCTGGCTGATGAGCTGATATGA
- a CDS encoding HET domain-containing protein (transcript_id=CADANIAT00003711) encodes MLYSELKRGEFRLLKVHAGEAGNELHCNLEVRTLYTPRMQSERPPGDRAPDPEPYEALSYAWESREPQQSLNIIQCDDFHTVKVYPSLKAALLQLRQPRSPRYLWVDALCINQKDKEEKGGQVKEMWRIYSQAQRVCVWLGPEKDESSRAIHFIQNRLQDDDTDSLMTDANLAKDWAALYKIITRPWFSRRWIIQEIALAKTAIVYCGGESISWDVFANATSFFVSAPTRLRHMCRTSPVFNYDEHHFGDLGESAAARLVDLAGHIFSKEDNGVILGRSLPLEELLCSLHMFNTSEPRDAVYAIISIAEDAKPGFKVPEETSTVLNGDFLTSSPRPLSPITEHLSSTTADLSQLRRRSSSVDLRAGNGNLGPALSTNFHGHKRALSRSSAQDDVPPTRLKLDQPHSDAVPNNDDSVHTSGGVPGILVSGPDQSHPPPRSGSTLTTETAPDHPSDLQHPQTPHLEPRGRFASFSSASSTREEAMLNKALKRIERSYIDSRIPVDYTKPLHEVCKDVLSFTFRASNSLNMICRPWAPTDPSLPSWVPTMSNSAFSLAGDGVYVRVRADPLVGGPRPGQGFYRAAKNAPALWSFGETEDNRPCLTVTGFELDTIKDKTSPAASGVVPGEWNEFVGWTDPHTAPPDPFWKTLVGNRDAMGQRARTFWKTVCQRAFQRRPPNGDLNVEKTMRTDNRDHVREYLERVLRTVCSRRLAILSNIPPSHSLSLVPYKAKKGDKVCIINGCSVPILLRRSEQKTGHEDYYEMIGECYVHGMMDGEASSYKKKRGIRDATFCLI; translated from the coding sequence ATGCTCTATTCGGAGTTGAAACGGGGTGAGTTTCGCCTCCTGAAGGTTCATGCTGGTGAAGCCGGCAATGAGCTGCACTGCAATCTTGAAGTCCGCACATTGTATACGCCTCGCATGCAAAGCGAACGGCCCCCTGGTGATCGAGCACCCGATCCTGAGCCATACGAGGCTTTGTCATATGCGTGGGAGTCTCGTGAGCCCCAACAATCCCTCAACATAATCCAATGCGACGATTTTCATACCGTCAAGGTTTACCCCAGCCTCAAAGCCGCCCTGCTCCAGCTTCGCCAGCCTCGCTCCCCTCGTTACCTCTGGGTCGACGCGCTTTGCATAAATCAAAAGGATAAAGAGGAAAAGGGTGGCCAGGTCAAAGAAATGTGGCGCATCTATAGTCAGGCGCAAAGGGTCTGTGTATGGCTCGGGCCTGAAAAGGACGAGAGCTCCAGGGCCATTCATTTCATACAAAATCGTCTCCAGGACGATGACACCGATAGCTTGATGACTGATGCGAACCTGGCGAAGGACTGGGCCGCTCTTTATAAAATTATCACGAGGCCCTGGTTTAGTCGACGCTGGATTATCCAGGAGATTGCGCTTGCCAAAACTGCCATCGTCTACTGCGGTGGCGAGTCAATCTCCTGGGACGTCTTTGCCAATGCGACTTCGTTCTTTGTTAGCGCACCGACACGACTTCGTCACATGTGCCGCACCTCGCCGGTATTCAACTATGATGAACACCACTTTGGCGACTTGGGCGAGTCCGCAGCTGCGCGACTCGTTGATCTCGCCGGCCATATCTTCAGCAAGGAAGATAATGGTGTTATCCTGGGCAGATCACTTCCTCTGGAGGAGTTACTGTGCAGCTTGCACATGTTCAATACGTCGGAGCCGCGCGACGCGGTTTATGCCATCATCTCGATTGCGGAAGATGCAAAACCTGGTTTCAAAGTCCCAGAAGAAACAAGCACTGTCCTCAACGGAGACTTTCTGACGTCGTCTCCGCGTCCACTCAGTCCGATAACTGAACATTTGTCCTCGACTACTGCAGATCTCTCTCAGCTGCGCCGGCGATCGTCTTCGGTTGACCTTCGAGCTGGAAATGGGAACTTGGGCCCCGCGCTATCCACGAACTTCCACGGACATAAGCGAGCACTCTCACGTTCGAGCGCTCAGGATGACGTGCCTCCTACGCGCCTGAAGCTAGATCAGCCTCATTCAGACGCTGTGCCGAACAATGATGATTCTGTTCACACCAGCGGCGGGGTGCCAGGTATTCTGGTGTCAGGGCCAGACCAATCGCACCCTCCTCCGAGATCTGGGTCAACTCTTACTACCGAGACTGCACCTGACCATCCCAGTGAccttcaacatccacagACGCCGCATCTGGAACCTAGGGGTAGATTCGCGTCGTTCAGCTCCGCATCATCCACTCGAGAGGAAGCTATGCTTAACAAGGCGCTAAAGCGCATAGAGAGAAGCTATATAGATTCACGTATCCCAGTGGACTACACAAAACCCCTTCATGAGGTCTGTAAGGACGTGCTCAGTTTCACCTTCAGAGCCTCAAATTCACTAAACATGATCTGCCGCCCCTGGGCACCAACCGACCCCTCGCTCCCATCATGGGTCCCCACCATGTCAAACAGTGCATTTAGCTTAGCAGGAGACGGTGTCTACGTGCGCGTTAGGGCAGATCCATTGGTCGGCGGGCCTCGTCCGGGCCAGGGCTTCTACAGAGCTGCTAAGAACGCCCCAGCCCTCTGGTCTTTTGGCGAGACCGAGGATAATCGGCCATGTCTAACAGTCACCGGCTTCGAACTAGACACAATAAAGGACAAAACATCCCCCGCAGCCTCCGGGGTCGTACCAGGAGAATGGAACGAGTTCGTTGGCTGGACAGATCCTCACACAGCCCCGCCCGATCCGTTCTGGAAAACCCTAGTTGGGAACCGTGACGCAATGGGCCAGCGTGCCCGGACTTTCTGGAAGACGGTATGCCAACGGGCCTTCCAACGTCGGCCCCCGAACGGCGACTTAAATGTAGAGAAGACAATGCGGACCGACAACCGCGACCACGTCAGAGAATATCTGGAGCGGGTGCTGAGGACTGTCTGTTCGAGAAGGCTGGCCATTTTGAGCAATATTCCTCCGAGCCATTCACTTTCCTTAGTGCCATacaaggcgaagaagggcGATAAGGTGTGCATTATTAACGGCTGCAGCGTTCCAATTTTGCTGCGCCGTAGTGAGCAAAAGACGGGCCACGAAGACTATTATGAGATGATCGGGGAATGTTACGTGCATGGTATGATGGATGGCGAGGCATCGTCATATAAGAAGAAACGGGGGATCAGAGATGCGACCTTCTGCTTGATTTGA
- the sit1 gene encoding putative siderochrome-iron transporter Sit1 (transcript_id=CADANIAT00003715), whose product MAAAWENKGAQEASTAAPEPPPGYTEANRATHLPQSDLDAREMSPGVRRIELINTQLGRYGRIAMFFGIWLIAYVYGLDGGVRNTYQVHTSAFPSKARPAPRNGELCHSQPAFDGTGAAECDCGCGAAMTTLTWIGRTFCAGAVIYQIGYTGIMFLVEVLIGDTTSTRSRLLFSYIPATPFIINTWIGGNVTDAVLKVTSWRWGIGMFAIIFPVCSIPLFLILLYGHSKAKKITAYPSLIETHGLKHFLLDVFWRMDVLGIILLIAVFALILVPFTLAGGNAEQWKQAKIIAPLVIGVLCVPLWIVWESKCRYPMVPFKLLKDRAVYGAIGIAIMLNTGNYLYTVLMVSFDESNLSATRISSLYSFASVITGCILGAIVIKIRRLKPFIVAGTFLFTVAFGILYRFRGGPSGDSYAGIVAGEVVLGIAGGMFPYPAQASIQTATKHEHLAIVTALFLSSYNIGSALGGSISGAIWSQTLLPNLTRQLGGNSTLASQVYADPFAFALSNPVGTPDRDAVIAAYMDTQRLLCITGLCLTVPLIGFALCIRNPRLNEKQSLEDAEKD is encoded by the exons ATGGCCGCGGCTTGGGAGAACAAGGGAGCGCAGGAGGCCTCTACAGCAGCGCCGGAGCCCCCGCCCGGCTACACAGAGGCTAACCGTGCCACTCACCTTCCTCAGTCGGACTTGGACGCCCGGGAAATGAGTCCCGGTGTCAGACGCATCGAATTGATTAACACTCAGCTTGGCCGCTATGGGCGCATTGCTATGTTCTTCGGGATATGGCTCATCGCCTATGTTTATGGTCTTGATGGCGGAGTGCGGAATACGTATCAGGTACATACCTCAGCGTTCCCATCCAAAGCTCGTCCTG CCCCGCGCAACGGCGAGCTATGCCACTCACAGCCTGCTTTCGACGGTACAGGTGCTGCGGAATGTgattgcggctgcggcgcaG CAATGACCACGCTAACCTGGATTGGCCGG ACATTCTGCGCGGGTGCGGTGATTTATCAG ATCGGGTACACGGGGATCATGTTCCTGGTGGAGGTTCTGATTGGGGATACTACATCGACCCGCTCGCGTCTTCTCTTCTCATACATACCTGCCACGCCGTTCATT ATCAACACCTGGATCGGTGGAAATGTGACAGACGCTGTGCTCAAAGTAACaagctggcgctggggaaTTGGAATgtttgccatcatcttcccTG TCTGCTCGatccccctcttcctcatcctgctATACGGCCACTCAaaagccaagaagatcaCGGCGTATCCGAGCCTGATCGAAACCCACGGACTCAAGCACTTTCTTCTCGACGTCTTCTGGCGCATGGATGTGCTCGGCATAATCCTCTTGATCGCCGTATTTGCTCTGATATTGGTGCCCTTCACCCTTGCTGGCGGCAACGCAGAGCAGTGGAAGCAAGCCAAGATCATCGCACCGCTAGTGATCGGGGTTCTCTGTGTCCCGCTGTGGATTGTATGGGAGAGCAAATGCCGGTATCCTATGGTTCCGTTCAAG TTGTTGAAAGATAGGGCTGTCTATGGGGCCATTGGCATTGCCATTATGCTTAATACCG GAAACTATCTCTATACCGTTCTAATGGTTTCTTTTGATGAGAGTAACCTCAGCGCAACTCGAATCTCGTCTTTGTATAG CTTTGCCTCAGTCATAACGGGCTGCATCCTCGGGGCAATCGTCATAAAGATCCGACGTCTGAAACCCTTCATTGTTGCCGGAACGTTTCTTTTCACAGTTGCCTTTGGAATCCTCTATCGCTTTCGGGGAGGCCCCAGCGGGGATAGTTACGCCGGGATTGTGGCCGGGGAGGTGGTTCTAGGGATTG CGGGCGGAATGTTTCCCTACCCAGCTCAAGCAAGTATCCAGACGGCGACAAAGCACGAGC ACCTCGCAATAGTAAccgccctcttcctctcctcgtACAACATCGGCTCCGCACTCGGCGGTTCTATATCTGGTGCGATCTGGTCGCAAACCCTCCTCCCCAACCTTACTCGCCAGCTCGGCGGGAACTCTACGCTTGCATCGCAGGTGTACGCCGACCCGTTCGCGTTCGCACTGAGCAACCCAGTTGGAACACCAGATCGCGATGCCGTTATTGCCGCGTATATGGATACCCAGCGGCTGCTTTGCATTACGGGGCTTTGCTTGACAGTGCCCCTTATTGGATTTGCTCTTTGTATCCGCAACCCGCGGTTGAACGAGAAGCAGAGCttggaggatgcggagaaggatTAG
- a CDS encoding SDR family oxidoreductase (transcript_id=CADANIAT00003714): protein MFALITGCSSGIGKDLAIAFAAKGVTVLATARRTESLSDLTSQYDNIEALSLELGNPGSIEKLRDAVLKRTDGRLDFLVNNAGTHYASTAVDLEIEEVAKLFEVNVFAVMRLCQIFVPLLRRAPRARIVQIGSVTRSVPVVWQAPYNASKAALSQYSKTLRLELKPLGIEVIEIVTGFVQSNILHHGLHAPEDSIYLPIKSTIEVIKYRGNKNGMSPQAYATSVVTQLMQPRVSPEIWEGALAKWLRLLVTFLPLQLFNWILFRRFKLDLVKARLDKDKHFGQVVRMHLVRSSQATVEQLLATIRIALPPGWLNTRRNAFANESHNDYHVRMLTVLHLRMAQLLLAIICKRHDDYGLQQHDRKRA, encoded by the exons ATGTTCGCTCTAATCAccggctgcagcagcggaattGGGAAGGACCTCGCAATTGCTTTTGCAGCCAAAGGCGTCACCGTGCTTGCTACTGCACGACGTACCGAATCTCTCAGCGACTTAACGAGCCAATATGACAACATTGAAGCTCTTTCCCTTGAGCTCGGCAACCCAGGCAGCATTGAAAAGTTAAGGGACGCCGTATTGAAGCGCACAGACGGTCGTCTCGATTTCTTGGTCAACAATGCCGGAACGCACTACGCATCGACCGCGGTGGATCTGGAGATTGAAGAAGTCGCGAAGCTCTTCGAAGTTAACGTCTTTGCTGTCATGCGCCTGTGTCAGATCTTCGTGCCACTCCTTCGCCGCGCACCTCGTGCGCGAATCGTGCAAATTGGTAGTGTGACTCGGAGCGTACCGGTTGTTTGGCAAGCGCCGTATAATGCATCGAAGGCGGCTCTTAGTCAGTATTCCAAGACTCTTCGACTG GAGCTGAAGCCTCTTGGAATTGAGGTGATTGAGATAGTGACCGGGTTCGTGCAAagcaacatcctccatcatGGACTACATGCTCCAGAGGATTCAATCTACCTTCCAATCAAAAGCACAATAGAGGTTATCAAGTACCGAGGGAACAAAAATGGCATGTCTCCACAGGCGTATGCTACCTCTGTGGTCACACAGCTCATGCAGCCACGGGTGAGCCCTGAAATCTGGGAAGGCGCTTTGGCGAAATGGCTTCGTTTGCTCGTTACGTTCCTTCCGTTGCAGCTATTC AACTGGATTCTCTTCCGACGCTTCAAGCTTGACCTGGTAAAAGCTCGATTAGACAAAGATAAGCATT TCGGGCAGGTTGTCCGTATGCACTTAGTTCGCTCATCACAGGCCACTGTTGAGCAGCTACTAGCTACCATTCGTATCGCTCTGCCTCCGGGTTGGCTCAATACCCGACGTAATGCATTTGCCAACGAGTCACATAACGACTACCATGTGCGCATGCTGACAGTGCTTCATCTCCGCATGGCGCAGTTACTCCTCGCAATT ATCTGCAAAAGACACGATGACTACGGACTTCAACAGCACGACCGCAAACGAGCCTAG
- a CDS encoding uncharacterized protein (transcript_id=CADANIAT00003716), giving the protein MSQTANLPISTDPMSCGLDLAALVDWPDDKAVEGLTRSAFYANDAEFDIGEQLKGSMNSPVAIDNVDARPSQLPTTLARAPPNGPNPPNKKASRQIQTSAWVPYDIYIPPQNVQVSGNIATKGSLCASTAPAPNIMRGSGSSSPVPYLASQLNRARAQPNACKEVIKELQRVLKASSDGEVIRRLLNTVARKDREAEASRRELSDLEDECEMYKVQLSRVYEQSQASRKAIAQYEREFGRMEYQIKVLRTQLKLAKSERDRLRGQMNKQQ; this is encoded by the exons ATGAGTCAAACTGCGAACCTCCC AATTTCCACCGATCCAATGAGCTGCGGTCTGGACCTGGCCGCATTGGTTGACTGGCCCGACGATAAGGCCGTGGAAGGATTGACCCGGAGCGCTTTCTACGCCAACGATGCTGAGTTTGACATTGGAGAACAGCTGAAGGGAAGTATGAACAGCCCCGTCGCTATAGACAATGTAGATGCTAGGCCCTCGCAGTTGCCTACCACATTGGCCAGAGCCCCTCCTAATGGCCCTAACCCTCCAAATAAGAAAGCCAGCAGACAGATCCAGACCAGTGCTTGGGTACCATACGACATCTATATCCCGCCGCAGAATGTTCAAGTCAGCGGTAACATTGCTACGAAAGGATCCTTATGCGCATCTaccgctcctgctcccaACATCATGCGAGGAAGCGGCTCTAGCTCCCCAGTACCCTACCTCGCGAGCCAGCTCAACCGCGCGAGAGCCCAACCGAACGCATGCAAAGAGGTGATCAAGGAGTTGCAACGCGTTCTAAAAGCCAGTTCGGACGGCGAGGTTATTCGCAGGCTCCTAAATACAGTCGCAAGAAAAGATCGAGAGGCTGAGGCTTCGCGGCGTGAGCTAAGCGATCTTGAGGATGAATGTGAGATGTATAAAGTGCAGTTGAGCCGGGTGTATGAACAGAGCCAGGCTTCGCGGAAGGCAATTGCGCAGTATGAGCGGGAGTTTGGGAGAATGGAGTACCAGATCAAGGTGCTGAGAACACAGCTGAAGCTGGCAAAGTCCGAGAGGGACCGGTTGAGGGGGCAGATGAACAAGCAGCAGTAG
- a CDS encoding uncharacterized protein (transcript_id=CADANIAT00003710): MASDSCTECIKGSIHAGLPAGTKETIHGLNTYLTGNRTTPYAIVVMYSDVFGLSLPNNKLIADAYAKSGEWLDYLPDFFKGDRVPLSMAEHLIPVDATKQSVFRKYTGLLASIPSFFNWQNRHRQGPTDAICMEFLRALRRERKGMKIGMVGFCWVGEYAIGAGLEENMIDIDGARVPLVDALVALHPSHLAIPDDDKTLVVPVSLGWRAEDSLVDFKQMNMVKGVHADNKASGREVPGIAHHEYKPGRHGFAVRGNPDDPQERKYLEDSVTQVLTWFGRWL, encoded by the exons ATGGCTAGCGACTCCTGCACTGAATGCATCAAG GGTTCAATCCACGCTGGTCTCCCAGCCGGAACTAAAGAAACAATCCACGGGCTAAACACCTACCTGACTGGAAACCGCACCACCCCTTATGCAATAGTAGTCATGTATTCTGATGTCTTTGGCCTGTCCCTCCCCAATAATAAACTCATCGCCGATGCCTACGCCAAATCCGGCGAGTGGCTCGACTACCTCCCTGATTTCTTCAAGGGGGATCGTGTCCCGCTATCAATGGCCGAGCACCTCATCCCCGTTGATGCAACGAAGCAGTCTGTTTTCCGGAAGTATACGGGGCTGTTGGCCAGTATaccttctttcttcaactGGCAGAATAGGCACCGCCAGGGGCCGACAGATGCCATCTGTATGGAGTTCCTACGCGCTTTGAGGAGAGAGAGGAAGGGGATGAAGATTGGAATGGTAGGCTTTTGTTGGGTTGGAGAGTATGCAATTGGAGCCgggctggaagagaatatgATCGACATTGATGGTGCGCGAGTACCGCTTGTCGATGCGCTCGTGGCGCTTCATCCGAGTCACTTGGCTATCCCGGATGATGACAAAACGCTGGTTGTTCCTGTATCCCTTGGGTGGAGGGCTGAGGATAGTTTGGTTGACTTCAAGCAGATGAATATGGTGAAGGGTGTGCATGCAGATAACAAGGCATCTGGACGTGAGGTCCCGGGGATTGCGCATCACGAGTATAAGCCTGGCCGCCATGGTTTCGCAGTACGAGGCAACCCGGATGACCCACAGGAAAGGAAATATCTGGAGGACTCGGTTACGCAGGTTCTGACCTGGTTTGGACGATGGCTTTGA